The following proteins are encoded in a genomic region of Acidobacteriota bacterium:
- the pyrE gene encoding orotate phosphoribosyltransferase codes for MPTPRAQLLTLLATMSFQLGEFKLSSGGTSDYYIDCRLTTLHAEGARLSGRVVYDEIQKQKWEPRAIGGMTMGADPIVVAVAMLSSQLLQTRAPARVKGHDVSEYLVHGFLVRKAEKSHGTGQRIEGFREKGARVVIVDDVCTTGASTTSAIAAAREHGFEVAGVLCLVEREEAGGRAAVEQAAAPAKFVSLFTANDIRAEHLRLKEAAATHGAH; via the coding sequence ATGCCGACTCCGCGCGCCCAATTGCTCACCCTGCTGGCGACCATGTCGTTCCAGCTCGGCGAGTTCAAGCTCTCGTCAGGCGGCACGAGCGATTACTACATCGATTGCCGGCTCACGACGCTTCACGCCGAGGGCGCGCGCCTTTCCGGACGCGTGGTCTATGACGAGATCCAAAAGCAGAAGTGGGAACCGCGGGCCATTGGCGGCATGACGATGGGCGCCGATCCTATCGTGGTCGCGGTCGCCATGCTCAGCTCGCAATTGTTGCAGACGCGCGCTCCAGCGCGAGTGAAGGGTCACGACGTCTCCGAGTATCTGGTTCACGGCTTCCTCGTCCGCAAGGCGGAGAAATCGCACGGCACCGGGCAGCGCATCGAGGGCTTCCGCGAGAAAGGTGCGCGCGTGGTCATCGTGGACGACGTCTGCACCACCGGAGCTTCCACCACCTCTGCCATCGCCGCCGCGCGCGAGCACGGCTTCGAGGTCGCCGGCGTCCTCTGCCTGGTCGAGCGCGAAGAGGCCGGCGGGCGCGCCGCCGTCGAGCAAGCCGCCGCTCCCGCCAAGTTCGTGAGCCTCTTCACCGCCAACGATATCCGCGCCGAACACCTGCGGCTGAAAGAAGCAGCGGCGACGCATGGCGCCCACTAA
- a CDS encoding VOC family protein: MIGKLSTIMVVVKDMKRSVQFYRDVLGLRLGMESPQWSQFDLGNVTLGLHPEGKEAKVAPTTGCTFGFEVQDLGMVLDNLRWQNVKVVMEPRDEGFGKLAIVADPDGYLVQLFQPAKQATPAA; encoded by the coding sequence ATGATCGGAAAACTTTCCACCATCATGGTCGTGGTCAAGGACATGAAGCGCAGCGTGCAGTTCTACCGCGACGTCCTCGGCCTCCGGCTCGGCATGGAATCGCCGCAGTGGAGCCAGTTCGACCTCGGCAACGTCACGCTCGGCTTGCATCCCGAAGGCAAAGAGGCGAAGGTCGCGCCGACGACGGGCTGCACCTTCGGCTTCGAGGTGCAGGACCTCGGGATGGTGCTCGACAACCTGCGCTGGCAGAACGTGAAAGTCGTGATGGAGCCGCGCGACGAAGGCTTCGGCAAGCTCGCTATCGTCGCCGACCCTGACGGGTACCTGGTCCAGCTCTTCCAACCAGCGAAACAGGCGACACCCGCCGCATGA
- the mtnA gene encoding S-methyl-5-thioribose-1-phosphate isomerase produces the protein MIKTLEWIDGADAGTDGGATPAIRFIDQRKLPVEEVYVTCTTYEEVADAIRTMLVRGAPAIGVAAAMGVALGARNLKTDNPAEFARQFTKICDVLAGTRPTAVNLFWAIRRMRNKFGAVASQRVADIQEALIAEAKAIYVEDLAANEAMARHGATLMPSSGGVLTHCNAGALATAGGYGTALGVIRMAFEQGKKINVYADETRPVLQGSRLTAWELTKDGIPTTVISDNMAGVMMAQGKIQAVVVGADRIAANGDVANKIGTYSVAVLAHAHGIPFYVAAPWSTIDLETKTGDKIPIEQRNAREVTHVGQTQIAPNGIAVENPSFDVTPAKYVAAIITERGIARAPYEQSLRELAPAGVARS, from the coding sequence ATGATCAAGACCCTCGAATGGATAGACGGAGCGGACGCTGGGACAGACGGCGGGGCGACCCCCGCGATCCGCTTCATCGACCAGCGCAAGCTGCCGGTGGAAGAGGTCTACGTCACCTGCACCACTTATGAAGAAGTAGCGGACGCCATTCGCACCATGCTCGTCCGCGGCGCGCCCGCCATCGGCGTTGCCGCCGCGATGGGCGTCGCGCTCGGCGCGCGCAACCTGAAGACGGATAACCCGGCGGAGTTCGCCCGCCAGTTCACGAAGATCTGCGACGTCCTCGCCGGCACGCGTCCCACCGCCGTCAATCTCTTCTGGGCGATACGCCGGATGCGCAACAAGTTCGGCGCCGTCGCATCGCAGCGGGTCGCGGACATCCAGGAAGCCCTCATCGCAGAAGCGAAGGCCATCTATGTGGAAGACCTTGCCGCCAACGAAGCCATGGCCAGGCACGGCGCCACGCTCATGCCCAGTTCCGGCGGCGTGCTCACCCATTGCAACGCGGGCGCGCTCGCCACTGCCGGCGGATACGGCACCGCGCTCGGCGTGATCCGCATGGCCTTTGAGCAAGGCAAGAAGATCAACGTCTATGCCGACGAGACGCGCCCGGTGCTGCAAGGCTCGCGCCTCACCGCGTGGGAGCTCACCAAAGACGGCATTCCCACCACCGTCATCTCCGACAACATGGCCGGCGTGATGATGGCGCAAGGCAAGATCCAGGCCGTGGTGGTGGGCGCCGATCGCATCGCCGCGAACGGCGACGTCGCCAACAAGATCGGCACCTACTCGGTGGCCGTGCTGGCGCACGCGCACGGCATTCCGTTCTATGTCGCCGCTCCCTGGTCCACCATCGACCTCGAGACCAAAACGGGCGACAAGATCCCCATCGAGCAGCGCAATGCGCGCGAGGTCACGCACGTCGGCCAGACGCAGATCGCGCCCAACGGCATCGCGGTGGAAAACCCATCCTTCGACGTGACGCCGGCGAAGTACGTTGCCGCCATCATCACCGAGCGCGGCATCGCGCGCGCGCCGTACGAGCAGTCACTGCGTGAACTCGCTCCCGCCGGAGTAGCTAGGAGTTAG
- a CDS encoding aldehyde dehydrogenase family protein — protein MGIAISPTIDPKASSFVAKTGKILIGGKWSDAASGKTFDTYNPATGEVLARVAEGDREDIDRAVKAARKAFEESAWSTMTASERGKLMWRLADLLEKNLEEFATLESLDNGKPLTIARAADVPLAVDLFRYMAGWATKIEGATFPISVPYAPGAKFFAYTKREPVGVVGQIIPWNFPLLMAAWKLGPALATGNTVVLKPAEQTPLTAIRLGELFAEAGFPDGVVNIVPGFGETAGAALAAHPDVDKIAFTGSTEVGKLILQAAAGNLKKVSLELGGKSPNVVFADSDVKGAIRGAASAIFFNHGQCCCAGSRLFIEQPIFDQVVEGVAEQAKKIKVGSGLEADTQMGPLVSAEQLDRVCGYLESGLSEGAKAVTGGKKHGDKGYFVEPTVLVNTNDKMKVIQEEIFGPVVAAIPFKDLNEVTARANDSIYGLAAGIWTKDISKAHRLAEKIRAGTVWINCYNIFDAALPFGGYKQSGWGREMGKDSLELYTEVKAVCAQI, from the coding sequence ATGGGCATCGCCATCTCCCCCACCATCGACCCCAAGGCTTCGAGCTTCGTCGCTAAGACCGGCAAGATCCTGATCGGCGGCAAATGGTCAGACGCCGCCAGCGGCAAGACTTTCGACACTTACAATCCCGCGACCGGCGAAGTGCTGGCGCGCGTCGCCGAGGGCGACCGCGAAGACATCGACCGCGCCGTCAAGGCCGCGCGCAAGGCTTTCGAAGAGAGCGCGTGGTCCACGATGACCGCTTCCGAGCGCGGCAAGCTGATGTGGCGGCTCGCCGACCTGCTGGAGAAAAATCTCGAAGAGTTCGCCACACTCGAATCGCTCGACAACGGCAAGCCGCTCACCATCGCGCGCGCCGCCGACGTCCCTCTCGCCGTCGACCTGTTCCGCTACATGGCCGGATGGGCCACTAAGATCGAAGGCGCCACCTTCCCGATATCGGTCCCTTACGCGCCGGGCGCGAAGTTCTTCGCTTACACCAAGCGCGAGCCCGTGGGCGTGGTCGGACAGATCATCCCCTGGAACTTCCCGCTGCTGATGGCGGCGTGGAAGCTTGGCCCTGCGCTCGCCACCGGCAACACCGTCGTCCTGAAGCCGGCAGAGCAGACGCCGCTCACCGCCATCCGGCTCGGCGAACTCTTCGCTGAAGCCGGATTCCCCGACGGCGTGGTCAACATCGTCCCCGGATTCGGCGAGACTGCCGGCGCCGCACTCGCCGCGCATCCTGACGTGGACAAGATCGCCTTCACCGGCTCCACCGAGGTCGGCAAGCTCATCCTGCAGGCCGCGGCCGGCAACCTGAAGAAGGTCTCACTCGAACTTGGCGGCAAATCTCCGAACGTCGTGTTTGCCGACTCCGACGTGAAGGGCGCCATCCGCGGCGCCGCCAGCGCCATCTTCTTCAATCACGGACAATGCTGCTGCGCCGGCTCGCGCCTCTTCATCGAACAACCCATCTTTGACCAGGTGGTCGAAGGCGTGGCCGAGCAGGCCAAGAAGATCAAGGTCGGCAGCGGCTTGGAGGCCGATACGCAGATGGGTCCGCTGGTCTCCGCCGAACAGCTCGACCGCGTCTGCGGCTACCTGGAATCCGGATTGAGCGAAGGCGCGAAGGCGGTGACCGGCGGCAAGAAACACGGCGACAAAGGCTATTTCGTCGAGCCGACGGTGCTGGTCAACACCAACGACAAGATGAAAGTTATCCAGGAAGAGATCTTCGGACCGGTCGTCGCGGCCATCCCGTTCAAGGACCTCAACGAGGTCACCGCGCGCGCCAACGATTCCATCTACGGACTCGCTGCCGGCATCTGGACCAAAGACATCAGCAAGGCCCACCGCCTTGCCGAAAAGATCCGTGCCGGCACGGTCTGGATCAACTGCTACAACATCTTCGACGCCGCGCTGCCCTTCGGCGGATATAAGCAGTCGGGCTGGGGACGCGAGATGGGCAAAGACTCACTCGAGCTGTACACCGAAGTCAAAGCGGTGTGCGCGCAGATCTGA